In Symmachiella dynata, the following are encoded in one genomic region:
- a CDS encoding phytoene/squalene synthase family protein, with the protein MQASIDKLTSDAPSASLAESHAYCRTLAKRAAKNFYVSFLTLPTVHYQAMCALYAFMRICDDIGDDTSVSLSQRKIALQEWRDAVIVALEGGPATHLSLPALYDAVERFQIPREYLFAAIDGVEMDLGTVEFATFEDLSHYCYHVAGVVGLCCIHIWGFHDDRAPAAAIECGLALQLTNIVRDIKEDAQMDRVYLPQEDLERFDYSLADIQHQRRDERFRALMQFQVSRAREYYSAGRRLYDYLEPVGQPILDAMLRIYGGLLDEIEHRDYDIFTQRARVSTSRKLAIAGSAVLRHQWRRLTQR; encoded by the coding sequence ATGCAAGCGTCCATCGACAAACTGACAAGCGATGCTCCAAGCGCCTCCTTGGCGGAGTCGCACGCCTATTGCCGCACGCTCGCCAAACGAGCGGCGAAGAATTTCTATGTCTCGTTCCTCACACTTCCCACTGTGCACTATCAGGCGATGTGCGCACTCTATGCCTTCATGCGGATTTGCGACGACATCGGTGATGACACTTCCGTCTCGCTTTCCCAACGGAAAATTGCATTGCAAGAATGGCGCGACGCGGTGATTGTCGCTTTAGAGGGGGGACCGGCAACACATCTCTCCTTGCCCGCATTGTACGATGCTGTCGAACGTTTTCAGATCCCGCGTGAATACTTGTTCGCTGCGATTGACGGTGTGGAAATGGATCTGGGCACCGTGGAATTCGCTACCTTTGAAGACCTCTCCCACTATTGTTATCACGTTGCTGGTGTAGTCGGGTTGTGTTGCATTCATATTTGGGGATTCCATGACGACCGCGCACCCGCAGCGGCGATCGAGTGCGGACTAGCGCTGCAATTGACAAACATCGTGCGGGACATCAAGGAAGATGCGCAAATGGACCGTGTCTATTTACCGCAAGAAGACCTGGAGCGATTCGACTATTCTCTGGCGGACATCCAACACCAACGGCGTGACGAACGATTCCGCGCGTTGATGCAATTTCAAGTCTCCCGCGCGCGGGAGTATTACAGCGCCGGTCGTCGGTTGTATGATTACCTCGAACCAGTCGGCCAACCAATCTTGGATGCGATGCTGCGGATCTACGGGGGCTTGTTAGACGAAATCGAGCACCGCGACTACGATATCTTCACCCAGCGAGCGCGGGTCAGTACATCACGCAAACTGGCCATCGCCGGTTCGGCCGTCCTGCGGCATCAATGGCGACGCTTGACGCAGCGATAG
- the aroE gene encoding shikimate dehydrogenase yields MSEPLSFKQEITAVFGQPVAENPTQVMIEAAFADAGLAWRYLTLEVAPSDLAAAVSGTKAMGFRGFNLTIPHKVEVIQHLDRLSEAAEKMGAVNCVIRDGDELIGENTDGKGFVESLREVSDPQGQNVVILGAGGAARAIAIEMALAGAAKFTIVNRSTERGEQLTELIKAKTGAAVEFVHWTDDYDIPAGTHVVINATSIGLFPDVDARIPLNTDSLTADMVVADVIPNPPATRLVREATAAGCTVLDGLGMLVNQGVIGFRLWTGVAPNPAVMRAALEEVFG; encoded by the coding sequence ATGTCTGAGCCACTCTCCTTCAAACAGGAAATCACCGCCGTATTCGGCCAACCAGTCGCGGAAAATCCCACGCAGGTCATGATCGAAGCTGCCTTCGCCGATGCGGGGCTGGCTTGGCGGTATTTGACGCTGGAAGTCGCCCCCAGCGATCTCGCTGCAGCCGTCTCCGGAACCAAGGCGATGGGGTTTCGCGGATTCAATCTCACGATTCCGCACAAAGTCGAAGTCATTCAACATCTGGACCGGCTGAGCGAAGCGGCCGAAAAGATGGGGGCAGTCAACTGCGTGATTCGTGACGGTGATGAGTTGATCGGTGAGAACACAGACGGCAAGGGGTTTGTGGAGTCGCTCCGCGAGGTGTCCGACCCCCAAGGGCAAAACGTCGTGATCCTCGGCGCCGGGGGAGCGGCTCGGGCGATAGCCATCGAAATGGCACTGGCTGGGGCTGCGAAATTCACGATCGTTAATCGCTCGACGGAGCGCGGTGAACAATTGACCGAGCTGATCAAAGCCAAAACCGGCGCCGCTGTTGAGTTCGTCCACTGGACCGACGATTACGATATTCCCGCTGGCACCCACGTGGTGATCAACGCAACTTCAATCGGCCTGTTTCCCGACGTCGACGCCCGTATCCCGCTAAACACCGACAGCCTGACTGCCGACATGGTCGTCGCCGACGTGATCCCCAATCCCCCAGCTACTCGATTGGTGCGGGAGGCCACGGCGGCGGGATGTACCGTATTGGATGGTCTGGGCATGCTCGTCAACCAGGGCGTGATTGGCTTTCGACTCTGGACAGGCGTCGCCCCCAATCCAGCGGTGATGCGGGCGGCGCTGGAAGAGGTGTTTGGATAG
- the hpnC gene encoding squalene synthase HpnC: MADFAADLAIWGPGGSAHGMVSLKAGQKYCRDLATTHYENFPVVSWLLPRNLHQHFYNVYAYCRWSDDLADEIDETARSLELLDWWLGELRNCYAGSATHPVFVALAETIQEFDIPAEPFENLLSAFRQDQNVHEYATFDDLRDYCRRSADPVGRLVLYLCRSYNEQNVAWSDSVCTGLQLANFWQDVARDLDIDRVYLPIEDCDRFGYSRDDLRNRVTNPAFLKLMAFEVDRARDFLTAGFPLVPALPGRLQMDIELFIRGGLKILDHVERIDYRVWETRPKVRKHEFIGLLAGCVWRAFGRRVARLGR, from the coding sequence TTGGCAGATTTTGCGGCCGATTTAGCGATTTGGGGCCCCGGTGGCTCAGCACACGGCATGGTTTCGCTCAAAGCCGGGCAGAAATATTGCCGCGATTTGGCGACCACGCACTACGAAAACTTTCCGGTCGTCAGTTGGCTACTGCCCCGTAATTTGCACCAGCATTTTTACAATGTCTATGCGTATTGCCGGTGGTCGGATGACCTAGCGGACGAAATCGACGAGACCGCACGGTCGCTGGAACTGCTCGATTGGTGGCTGGGGGAGCTGCGGAATTGTTATGCCGGGAGTGCGACGCACCCGGTTTTTGTCGCTCTGGCTGAGACAATTCAGGAGTTTGACATCCCAGCCGAGCCGTTTGAAAACCTGCTGTCCGCCTTTCGGCAGGATCAAAATGTGCACGAATACGCGACCTTCGACGATCTCCGCGACTATTGCCGTCGCAGCGCCGATCCGGTGGGGCGACTGGTGTTATATCTATGTCGCAGCTACAACGAGCAAAACGTGGCGTGGTCCGACTCAGTTTGTACCGGCTTGCAATTGGCCAATTTCTGGCAGGACGTTGCCCGCGATCTCGATATTGATCGCGTATATTTACCGATTGAAGATTGTGACCGATTCGGATATAGCCGTGATGATTTGCGGAACCGTGTGACGAATCCAGCGTTTTTGAAACTGATGGCTTTTGAGGTGGATCGCGCCCGTGATTTTTTAACCGCGGGTTTCCCACTGGTCCCCGCCCTGCCCGGCCGTCTGCAAATGGATATCGAATTGTTTATTCGCGGCGGGTTAAAGATTTTGGATCACGTAGAACGGATTGATTACAGGGTTTGGGAAACTCGACCGAAAGTTCGCAAGCATGAGTTTATTGGGCTGTTGGCCGGATGTGTGTGGCGGGCATTTGGGAGACGGGTTGCGAGACTGGGCCGCTAA
- a CDS encoding DUF1559 domain-containing protein, whose product MSKVRSRGFTLIELLVVIAIIAILIALLLPAVQQAREAARRTQCRNNMKQMGLALHNYHDVYTQFPLGIGYVQGPNNPFFGNPQNSPTDDPNVQVWTTALLPYMDQQNIYQGIDSRVTILATLPPLDLTVAGAPPPYDYAPQATDPQVDNQLACFHAIPGFICPSTPRASNLIQDADFGAMLNPALAGAGITISGGAMDYSATSAVGGDIDDAAGEDFNRGVLSDEQYIGIRHIVDGTTNTSVIIERAGAPTVYRKGQVVSGIVTPGGTWNDPYLGAAYVRGSLYDGTNVGSGLCTINCTNERLGGGYSFHSGGTMVLLCDGSARFVGESVDSGVIGRLVSFAGGEITGDF is encoded by the coding sequence ATGAGTAAAGTACGTTCCCGAGGTTTTACTTTAATCGAGCTGTTAGTGGTGATCGCTATCATCGCCATCCTCATCGCCTTGCTATTGCCGGCGGTTCAGCAAGCCAGAGAAGCCGCCCGTCGCACGCAATGCCGCAATAACATGAAACAAATGGGCTTGGCGTTGCACAACTATCATGATGTGTACACTCAGTTCCCACTGGGTATTGGTTACGTCCAAGGGCCGAACAACCCCTTCTTCGGAAACCCGCAGAACTCTCCGACCGATGACCCGAACGTCCAAGTTTGGACGACTGCCCTGTTGCCCTATATGGATCAACAGAACATTTACCAAGGGATCGATTCACGAGTGACCATTCTCGCCACGCTCCCTCCATTGGATCTTACGGTTGCCGGTGCTCCTCCCCCTTACGACTACGCCCCCCAAGCGACCGACCCCCAGGTCGACAACCAATTGGCGTGCTTCCATGCCATTCCTGGTTTCATCTGCCCGAGTACCCCGCGTGCGTCGAATTTGATTCAAGATGCTGACTTTGGAGCGATGTTGAATCCGGCCCTCGCCGGTGCAGGCATTACGATCAGCGGAGGAGCGATGGACTACTCCGCCACCAGTGCGGTCGGGGGAGATATCGACGATGCTGCCGGCGAAGATTTCAACCGTGGCGTCCTCTCGGATGAGCAGTATATTGGGATTCGGCACATCGTCGATGGCACAACGAACACATCGGTGATCATCGAACGGGCTGGCGCCCCAACGGTCTACCGCAAAGGCCAAGTCGTATCCGGAATCGTCACACCCGGTGGCACCTGGAACGATCCATACCTCGGAGCCGCCTACGTGCGGGGTTCCCTCTATGATGGAACGAACGTCGGATCGGGATTATGCACCATCAATTGCACCAATGAACGATTGGGTGGTGGCTATAGCTTCCACAGTGGCGGGACCATGGTTCTGCTCTGTGACGGCTCGGCTCGATTCGTAGGCGAAAGCGTTGACTCTGGAGTCATCGGTCGCCTTGTCTCCTTTGCCGGTGGTGAAATCACTGGAGACTTCTAA
- a CDS encoding leucine-rich repeat domain-containing protein — translation MNAPQSAPESTTAPSPRRKKWVFKILLAIVLLVLLVPIALQGLAGFSPVVDVRNKVSSLGGTIQTAVAAPEFLQSIVGKDWAGWDRFYGGIEVDQVGLNQSLVEDQDLALLQQTPGLRTLKLQTTRITDAGIQHLSSVPQLQKLDLGGTEITNAGLDHLQSLEELQELAIADTAVSDDGIAKLAGLKTLTVLDASGTNLTDASLKTLSEIPILKTLKLDGCNLTDEGLTVLKNCKSLTSLSLDEIPLTGSFLKELQGVPLEDLSLAHTNCDGTMFTDAGELKTLKTLSLSHCPVEEAGIASIAALSGLETLSLDNTKINEGSVAGLKGMPQLRILSINSTPTTADTLRELKGMPKLKLVIANKTQVSRGDVDALGAEIESFSVLIVSSGGGG, via the coding sequence ATGAACGCCCCTCAGTCTGCTCCCGAATCAACCACTGCTCCGTCGCCTCGGCGGAAGAAGTGGGTTTTCAAAATTCTCCTCGCGATCGTTCTTCTCGTTCTGCTGGTCCCGATCGCATTGCAAGGGCTGGCCGGTTTTTCGCCGGTCGTCGACGTCCGCAACAAAGTGAGTTCGCTCGGCGGGACAATTCAGACGGCTGTGGCTGCCCCTGAGTTTTTGCAATCAATTGTCGGCAAAGATTGGGCGGGCTGGGACAGGTTTTACGGCGGCATTGAAGTGGACCAAGTCGGTCTCAATCAATCCTTGGTCGAGGACCAGGATCTGGCATTGCTCCAGCAGACTCCAGGACTCCGGACACTGAAGCTTCAGACGACAAGAATCACCGACGCTGGCATTCAACATCTCTCCAGTGTACCCCAGCTTCAAAAGCTCGATTTGGGGGGAACAGAGATCACCAATGCTGGGCTCGATCATTTGCAATCGCTTGAGGAATTGCAGGAATTGGCGATTGCCGACACCGCTGTTTCCGACGACGGTATCGCCAAGTTGGCGGGATTGAAAACTTTGACTGTGCTGGATGCATCCGGAACCAACCTAACAGACGCTTCGCTCAAAACGCTTTCGGAAATCCCCATTCTCAAGACTCTGAAGTTGGATGGATGCAATCTGACTGACGAGGGGTTGACGGTGCTCAAGAATTGCAAATCACTCACTTCACTGTCTCTCGACGAAATCCCACTGACGGGGAGTTTCCTCAAGGAGCTGCAAGGTGTTCCGCTCGAAGATCTGAGTCTGGCCCATACCAACTGCGATGGCACCATGTTTACAGATGCTGGCGAGCTGAAAACGCTGAAGACCCTCAGCCTGAGTCATTGCCCGGTTGAAGAGGCGGGGATCGCCTCAATTGCCGCACTCTCCGGTCTGGAAACCCTGTCACTCGACAACACCAAGATTAACGAAGGATCCGTCGCGGGACTCAAAGGCATGCCGCAGCTGAGGATTTTGTCAATCAATTCAACTCCGACTACGGCCGATACGTTGAGAGAGTTGAAGGGTATGCCCAAGTTAAAATTGGTCATTGCCAACAAGACTCAAGTCTCACGAGGAGATGTCGATGCATTGGGAGCGGAGATCGAATCCTTTTCCGTCCTGATTGTCTCTTCCGGTGGCGGTGGTTGA
- the lipA gene encoding lipoyl synthase, whose amino-acid sequence MSTLEILNDVPQPKPRRRLPSWLKRPMPQPEMLFTSNLIEEFQLETVCESAKCPNRTECWAQKTATFMILGNVCTRPCGFCSVPKGKTEALQADEPHRVAEAAARLGLKHVVITSVTRDDLPDGGAEHFFECIHAVRNRTGAAVEVLTPDFRGNRASISRVIEAAPDVFNHNTETVPRLYDRVRRNAVYRGTLDLLKQVKDEAPTMQTKSGLMLGLGETTEELLDVFADLRSVDCDMLTLGQYLQPTRDHLPVERYVPPEEFDELGEMARGMGFKMVASGPFVRSSYHAGEMADGAAAAANAVASNAALPVLPHEST is encoded by the coding sequence ATGTCTACGCTTGAAATACTCAACGACGTCCCTCAACCCAAACCGCGCCGCCGTCTGCCCTCTTGGCTCAAACGGCCGATGCCGCAGCCGGAAATGTTGTTCACGTCGAATCTGATTGAAGAATTTCAATTGGAGACCGTCTGCGAAAGCGCCAAATGCCCCAACCGCACCGAGTGTTGGGCACAGAAGACGGCGACGTTCATGATTTTAGGAAACGTCTGCACCCGTCCGTGTGGATTTTGTTCCGTCCCCAAAGGCAAAACCGAAGCGCTGCAAGCCGATGAACCACACCGTGTGGCCGAAGCAGCTGCCCGGCTGGGGCTGAAACATGTGGTCATCACTTCAGTCACCCGCGACGATTTGCCCGATGGCGGAGCGGAGCATTTCTTTGAATGCATTCATGCGGTCCGCAACCGCACCGGAGCAGCCGTCGAGGTCTTAACCCCCGACTTCCGCGGCAACCGCGCTTCGATTTCGCGAGTCATCGAAGCAGCGCCCGATGTGTTCAATCACAACACCGAAACGGTTCCCCGTCTCTACGACCGCGTCCGCCGCAACGCCGTCTATCGCGGCACGTTGGATCTGCTCAAGCAGGTCAAAGACGAAGCGCCCACGATGCAGACCAAAAGTGGATTGATGTTGGGACTGGGCGAGACCACTGAGGAATTGCTGGACGTGTTCGCCGACTTGCGTTCGGTCGACTGCGACATGCTCACCCTGGGACAATACCTGCAACCCACACGGGACCACTTGCCGGTCGAGCGTTACGTTCCGCCCGAAGAATTCGATGAACTCGGCGAGATGGCTCGCGGCATGGGCTTCAAGATGGTCGCCAGCGGCCCCTTCGTCCGCTCCAGCTACCACGCCGGAGAAATGGCAGACGGCGCAGCCGCCGCGGCAAACGCCGTTGCGTCAAATGCCGCTTTGCCCGTGCTACCGCACGAATCGACGTAG
- a CDS encoding lipoyl(octanoyl) transferase LipB, protein MNTSPANRPATVDASLEVHLLGTVDFDAALFLQERLVYELSGREDAQGALLICEHPPLITVGREGSRAHLDCTDEELRARMLDIRWLNRGGGCLVHVPGQLAIYPILPLARLGLGLTAYRSTLENAVIDACREQRVVAQRDADQPGVFCRTGQLAHVGLAVKSWFSYHGLFLNVSPILSWSKLVQAGDNAPPITSLQRERNAPISVGSVRESLIRHLSARWGYEQHHVYTGHHLLRRTRKANVYA, encoded by the coding sequence ATGAATACGTCTCCTGCAAACCGTCCAGCGACCGTCGATGCTTCGCTGGAGGTGCATCTGTTGGGGACGGTCGATTTTGATGCGGCGTTGTTTCTGCAAGAACGGTTGGTCTACGAGTTGAGCGGTCGGGAAGATGCCCAAGGGGCCTTGTTGATTTGCGAACACCCGCCGCTGATCACCGTGGGGCGTGAAGGCAGCCGGGCACACCTGGATTGCACAGATGAAGAACTACGAGCGCGGATGCTCGACATCCGTTGGTTGAATCGCGGTGGCGGTTGTCTGGTTCACGTACCGGGGCAATTGGCGATTTATCCCATTTTGCCTTTAGCGCGTCTGGGCTTGGGATTAACGGCCTACCGCAGCACCTTAGAGAACGCCGTGATTGACGCCTGCCGCGAACAACGCGTCGTCGCTCAGCGCGATGCAGACCAACCCGGAGTATTTTGCCGGACCGGGCAACTCGCCCACGTCGGTTTAGCGGTCAAATCATGGTTTAGCTACCATGGATTATTTTTGAATGTCTCCCCCATCCTGTCGTGGTCGAAACTCGTTCAAGCCGGCGACAATGCGCCGCCGATCACCTCTTTACAACGTGAACGAAATGCCCCCATTTCCGTCGGCAGCGTGCGAGAAAGCCTGATTCGGCATTTGTCGGCCCGTTGGGGATATGAACAGCATCACGTTTACACCGGACACCACCTGCTGCGGCGGACTAGGAAAGCCAATGTCTACGCTTGA
- the der gene encoding ribosome biogenesis GTPase Der: MGVPKVAIVGRPNVGKSSLLNWLAGKRISVVDPMSGVTRDRVTYLMHEGDRYFELVDTGGIGIVDLDDLSADIDHQIQVGIEEAAVILFVVDGKTGVTKLDIDVAERLRKLEKPMLMVINKCDSPKLDEDIAEYYRLTSAPVVCTSVKSGRNLDGLLAKVLEMLPSEDEIEQDEGALLSATPELKLAIVGRRNVGKSTFINVLAETDRMIVSEVAGTTRDSVDIHFQLDEKSFIAIDTPGVRKKKSLAGSVEWYGLTRAKRSVRRANVVLMFFNAIDTISRVDKQLVDEIATHHKPCIFVVNKWDLAGDMTTEKWTEYLFHQFASMRHVPIAFITAEQQRNVKKLINLAQTIHKQACIRVSTSKVNTVVRAAIENNPPPHRKNRRPKIFYGTQVSTEPPTIVLKCNDPKLFDPSWKRYLLGVLREQLPFQEVPIRLYMRSRLKREDGMDTSLEDQAESVDVSE, from the coding sequence ATGGGTGTTCCGAAAGTGGCCATTGTGGGTCGGCCCAATGTGGGAAAGAGTTCGCTGTTGAATTGGTTGGCCGGAAAACGGATCTCAGTTGTGGATCCGATGTCGGGAGTCACCCGCGATCGCGTTACGTACTTGATGCACGAAGGGGACCGTTATTTCGAATTAGTCGATACTGGTGGAATCGGGATCGTCGACTTAGATGACCTCTCGGCTGATATCGACCACCAGATCCAGGTCGGTATTGAAGAGGCAGCAGTAATCCTGTTTGTTGTCGACGGAAAAACGGGTGTCACAAAACTCGACATCGACGTTGCCGAGCGGCTCCGCAAACTGGAAAAGCCGATGTTGATGGTCATCAACAAATGCGATTCTCCCAAACTGGATGAAGACATCGCGGAATATTACCGCCTGACCAGTGCGCCGGTTGTCTGCACGAGCGTTAAAAGTGGGCGTAATCTCGACGGCTTGTTGGCCAAAGTGTTGGAGATGTTGCCGTCGGAAGATGAAATCGAGCAAGATGAAGGCGCCCTGTTGTCGGCAACGCCGGAATTGAAGTTGGCGATCGTTGGGCGTCGCAATGTCGGCAAAAGCACCTTCATTAACGTCTTGGCCGAAACCGACCGGATGATCGTCAGCGAAGTCGCCGGGACAACGCGCGACAGCGTGGATATTCATTTTCAATTGGACGAAAAGTCCTTCATTGCCATCGACACCCCCGGAGTTCGCAAGAAGAAGAGTCTCGCCGGAAGCGTGGAATGGTACGGCTTGACCCGCGCCAAACGGAGTGTCCGCCGCGCGAATGTGGTCTTGATGTTTTTTAATGCCATCGACACAATTTCCCGCGTCGACAAACAGCTGGTGGACGAAATCGCCACGCACCATAAACCGTGCATTTTTGTCGTCAACAAATGGGACTTGGCTGGTGATATGACCACTGAAAAGTGGACGGAATACCTTTTCCATCAGTTCGCCTCGATGCGTCACGTGCCCATCGCGTTTATCACCGCCGAGCAGCAGCGCAACGTGAAAAAGCTGATCAACTTGGCCCAGACGATTCACAAACAAGCTTGCATTCGCGTCTCGACATCGAAAGTCAACACGGTCGTCCGCGCAGCGATCGAAAACAACCCGCCGCCGCATCGTAAGAACCGGCGGCCGAAAATCTTCTACGGCACGCAAGTCTCAACCGAACCGCCGACAATCGTGCTGAAGTGTAACGATCCCAAACTGTTCGACCCGAGTTGGAAGCGGTACCTGTTGGGCGTACTTCGCGAGCAACTTCCCTTCCAAGAGGTTCCCATCCGACTCTATATGCGTTCGCGGCTCAAACGCGAGGATGGGATGGATACCAGTCTGGAAGACCAAGCGGAATCGGTCGACGTGTCGGAATAG
- a CDS encoding FHA domain-containing serine/threonine-protein kinase, translating to MNDNRAQLLKQSVLSTVPLQLAITEAGSSDPVLCEMGNAFALIGRSERCQIRLKHSDVSFRHAYLQNVGGRIFCVDLNSRSGTLWGDKRRRGGWLTVSDGPQIGPYQIRLAKPDVGDNSPFPNNFNPLDAIDAKMCSVGPVQLEFLNRSTIGRTWTINRMLTLVGSGTGCKIRLEDETISNVHCGLLVTQGGLWVIDFLGRGGTHVDGRPVDFACLGPGQVLRVGQFGMRVKYDSDPTSDMDLQGDTEEFRSSTEFPMGETFIREPIQDPPDGQNGSSTDFDVVPAVLPGNFVDSVVKSGLLSREQINIVTEAASDVELSCAATAKLLVERGMLTAWQVEQISADKAQHLIVAERYRLLERLGHGSMGTVYRAYDPQMACDVAIKFPKARAFKKPRMLIRFRREAMINDKIQHPNIVRAYDVAASGNYIVMEYVPGLNLKQFLQQSGAQAPERAVSIGIQIGEALQFAYRNGVTHRDIKPSNILLSDDGTAKLLDLGLARLDDDPDSETEWGENQTAQMTQAGVQLGTTRYMAPEQAADGHSADVRSDIYGLVCTLYDLLAGHPPFDADNPVKIMMMHAQDPVPPIPGVDERLMAIIEKGLAKKPVDRFQTPADLVDRLRDWLTIRELQQELEALRQGQETADTPSHAD from the coding sequence ATGAACGACAACCGTGCCCAACTACTTAAGCAGTCGGTACTTTCAACTGTGCCGCTGCAGTTAGCCATCACCGAAGCTGGATCCTCTGACCCGGTTTTGTGTGAGATGGGAAATGCGTTTGCGCTGATCGGCCGATCAGAACGTTGTCAGATCCGGTTGAAACACTCCGACGTCAGCTTTCGTCATGCTTATTTGCAAAATGTGGGGGGCCGCATTTTTTGTGTTGACCTCAACAGTCGGTCCGGCACGTTGTGGGGAGACAAACGGCGACGCGGCGGTTGGTTAACCGTTTCCGACGGACCGCAGATTGGGCCCTATCAGATCCGCTTGGCGAAGCCCGACGTGGGCGACAACTCACCATTTCCAAATAATTTCAACCCCCTGGATGCCATTGATGCCAAGATGTGCTCCGTGGGGCCGGTCCAGTTGGAGTTCCTGAACCGCTCAACAATAGGTCGGACCTGGACGATCAATCGCATGCTCACATTGGTCGGCAGTGGAACGGGATGCAAAATCCGTCTGGAAGATGAAACGATATCGAATGTGCATTGTGGGTTGTTGGTCACGCAGGGCGGCTTGTGGGTGATTGATTTTTTGGGGCGCGGGGGAACCCATGTCGACGGTCGGCCCGTCGATTTCGCTTGTTTGGGCCCGGGACAAGTGTTGCGCGTCGGCCAATTTGGCATGCGGGTCAAATACGATTCCGATCCAACTTCAGACATGGACCTGCAAGGCGATACCGAGGAGTTTCGATCGTCGACGGAATTCCCCATGGGCGAGACATTCATCCGAGAACCGATCCAGGATCCCCCGGACGGGCAAAATGGTTCCTCCACGGACTTTGACGTGGTTCCGGCAGTTCTTCCGGGCAATTTTGTGGATTCTGTTGTGAAATCGGGATTGTTGTCGCGCGAGCAAATCAACATCGTTACCGAAGCCGCCTCGGACGTGGAGTTGAGTTGTGCGGCGACGGCAAAGCTTCTTGTTGAGCGGGGTATGTTAACCGCTTGGCAGGTGGAACAAATCTCGGCCGACAAAGCGCAGCACCTCATCGTGGCCGAGCGTTATCGTCTGTTGGAGCGGTTGGGACACGGGAGCATGGGAACGGTGTATCGCGCCTACGATCCGCAGATGGCGTGCGACGTGGCGATCAAATTTCCCAAGGCCCGCGCCTTCAAAAAGCCGCGGATGTTGATCCGCTTTCGCCGAGAAGCAATGATCAACGATAAGATCCAACACCCCAACATTGTGCGAGCGTATGACGTCGCGGCGTCGGGCAACTACATCGTCATGGAGTATGTGCCGGGGCTGAATCTCAAACAGTTCTTGCAACAATCCGGCGCGCAAGCACCGGAACGCGCTGTCTCGATCGGTATACAAATCGGCGAGGCGTTGCAGTTCGCCTACCGAAACGGTGTGACCCACCGTGACATTAAACCGTCGAATATTTTGCTTTCCGATGACGGTACCGCCAAACTGCTTGATCTAGGATTAGCACGACTCGACGACGATCCCGATTCGGAAACCGAATGGGGAGAAAACCAGACAGCACAAATGACCCAAGCGGGTGTCCAATTGGGGACGACGCGGTACATGGCGCCCGAACAGGCCGCCGACGGGCATTCCGCCGATGTCCGCAGCGACATCTACGGACTGGTTTGCACACTCTACGACCTGTTGGCGGGCCATCCACCGTTTGATGCCGATAATCCTGTCAAAATTATGATGATGCATGCACAGGACCCGGTTCCCCCCATTCCCGGAGTCGACGAACGGTTGATGGCCATCATCGAAAAAGGGCTCGCCAAAAAACCGGTCGACCGTTTCCAAACCCCCGCCGACCTCGTCGACCGTTTGCGGGATTGGTTGACGATTCGCGAATTGCAGCAAGAGCTCGAAGCATTGCGACAGGGACAAGAAACCGCCGACACGCCTTCGCACGCGGATTAA